The segment AAACAAACCTAACCACACCACATCAACAAAGTGCCAATACCAAGCAACCGCCTCAAAGGCAAAATGATGTTTCTCCGAAAAGTGACCCTTGCTGCTACGCACCAGGATTACAATCAACATGATGGTACCCAGGACGACATGGAAACCATGGAAACCGGTCAACATATAGAAGATCGAACCATAGACACCTGAGTTCAGAGTCAGCCCCAATTCGGAATAGGCGTGGGCATACTCATAAGCCTGTAAACTAAAGAAGATAAGACCCAGAGCGACGGTAAAGACCAGGCCCCACACCAACTGTGACTGACTCTCCTTCTTCAAACCCCAGTGTGCCCAGGTCAGAGTTGCACCCGAACTCAACAGGATAATTGTATTGTATAAAGGGATACCCCAGGGACCAACAACTTCCTTAATCTGGGTATAACTCGTTGCATCTGGTAGATTTACCAATGGCCAGGCATACTCAAAGCCTTCCCATAATAAATTAGAACTCGCCAGATGCCCGACACCACCAAGAGAGGTTAACGAAATATTCCTCAAATAATACAAACAGGAAAAGAAGGTGACAAAGAAGAAGGCTTCCGAGGTAATAAACCAGAACATCCCC is part of the Gammaproteobacteria bacterium genome and harbors:
- a CDS encoding cytochrome c oxidase subunit 3; protein product: MSTAEQGYFIPEPSRWPIVAVTGLFLTVLGVTLWVNEVNVGPFMVVLGLAVVTYLFFGWFGDVIDESMSGKYGAGVDRSFRQGMFWFITSEAFFFVTFFSCLYYLRNISLTSLGGVGHLASSNLLWEGFEYAWPLVNLPDATSYTQIKEVVGPWGIPLYNTIILLSSGATLTWAHWGLKKESQSQLVWGLVFTVALGLIFFSLQAYEYAHAYSELGLTLNSGVYGSIFYMLTGFHGFHVVLGTIMLIVILVRSSKGHFSEKHHFAFEAVAWYWHFVDVVWLGLFIFVYWM